A single window of Vigna radiata var. radiata cultivar VC1973A chromosome 4, Vradiata_ver6, whole genome shotgun sequence DNA harbors:
- the LOC106759228 gene encoding probable UDP-arabinopyranose mutase 5 isoform X3 translates to MRTKPPPSLLSLTIDSAVLNLSDISDLSSIPDHILLDLFLRILRAGKLTEKVLRLFIATGKDEVISLVEALNIRHVLTPVLPTTVINDNEVDIVIGALHADLTTFMNEWRPIFSRFHLIIVKDPDLKEELQIPEGFRADVYSKADIERVVGSSSSIRFSGYSCRYFGFLISRKKYVVCIDDDCVPAKDNAGYLVDAVAQHVSNLQTPATPFFFNTLYDPFRKGADFVRGYPFSLREGVNCAVSCGLWLNMADLDAPTQALKARQKNVRYVDAVLTVPARALLPMSGINVAFNREAIGPAIGPALRLTGEGKLRWETVEDIWCGMCVKVICDHLGLGVKTGLPYVWRTERGDAVQSLKKEWEGVKLMEDVVPFFQSLKLPQSATTAEVCMVEIAKAVKEQLGKAHPVFSQAAETMVEWVKLWKTVASG, encoded by the exons ATGAGAACAAAACCACCGCCATCGCTCTTATCCCTCACCATTGACTCGGCCGTCCTCAATCTATCCGACATCTCCGATCTCTCCTCAATCCCTGATCACATCCTCCTCGACCTCTTCCTG AGAATATTAAGAGCTGGGAAACTGACTGAGAAAGTTCTGAGACTGTTCATAGCGACTGGTAAGGATGAAGTAATTTCCCTTGTTGAGGCACTCAATATCCGACATGTTCTGACCCCTGTGCTTCCCACCA CAGTTATCAACGATAATGAAGTGGATATTGTGATTGGTGCATTGCACGCTGACCTTACAACTTTCATGAATGAATGGAGGCCAATTTTCTCCCGCTTTCACCTGATAATAGTAAAAGATCCTGACCTCAAAGAAGAACTACAAATTCCTGAAGGATTCAGGGCGGATGTGTATTCGAAGGCTGATATTGAGCGAGTGGTGGGTTCTTCCTCTTCTATTCGCTTCTCTGGCTACTCTTGTAGATATTTTGGCTTTCTAATTTCACGGAAAAAGTATGTTGTCTGTATTGATGATGATTGTGTTCCTGCAAAAGATAATGCGGGGTATTTGGTGGATGCTGTGGCTCAGCATGTTTCGAACCTTCAGACTCCTGCCACCCCTTTCTTCTTCAATACACTATATGATCCATTCCGAAAGGGTGCAGATTTTGTTCGTGGTTACCCATTTAGCCTGCGAGAAGGAGTTAATTGTGCTGTGTCATGTGGGCTATGGCTCAATATGGCCGACCTTGATGCTCCAACACAAGCTCTGAAGGCACGGCAGAAGAATGTGCGATATGTAGATGCAGTTTTGACTGTTCCTGCAAGAGCCTTGTTGCCAATGAGTGGAATCAATGTTGCCTTTAACCGTGAAGCTATTGGTCCAGCAATAGGCCCGGCATTGAGGTTGACAGGGGAAGGGAAACTGAGGTGGGAAACTGTGGAAGACATATGGTGTGGAATGTGTGTGAAAGTGATCTGTGACCACCTAGGCCTTGGTGTGAAAACTGGGTTACCCTATGTCTGGAGAACAGAAAGGGGTGATGCAGTTCAGAGCTTGAAGAAAGAGTGGGAAGGGGTGAAATTGATGGAGGATGTTGTTCCTTTCTTTCAGTCATTGAAGTTGCCACAATCAGCAACCACAGCAGAGGTTTGTATGGTTGAGATTGCCAAAGCAGTGAAGGAACAACTAGGGAAGGCTCATCCTGTGTTTTCTCAGGCTGCTGAAACCATGGTAGAGTGGGTCAAGCTCTGGAAGACTGTTGCATCTGGTTGA
- the LOC106759228 gene encoding probable UDP-arabinopyranose mutase 5 isoform X1, producing the protein MSQAVINDNEVDIVIGALHADLTTFMNEWRPIFSRFHLIIVKDPDLKEELQIPEGFRADVYSKADIERVVGSSSSIRFSGYSCRYFGFLISRKKYVVCIDDDCVPAKDNAGYLVDAVAQHVSNLQTPATPFFFNTLYDPFRKGADFVRGYPFSLREGVNCAVSCGLWLNMADLDAPTQALKARQKNVRYVDAVLTVPARALLPMSGINVAFNREAIGPAIGPALRLTGEGKLRWETVEDIWCGMCVKVICDHLGLGVKTGLPYVWRTERGDAVQSLKKEWEGVKLMEDVVPFFQSLKLPQSATTAEVCMVEIAKAVKEQLGKAHPVFSQAAETMVEWVKLWKTVASG; encoded by the coding sequence ATGTCTCAAGCAGTTATCAACGATAATGAAGTGGATATTGTGATTGGTGCATTGCACGCTGACCTTACAACTTTCATGAATGAATGGAGGCCAATTTTCTCCCGCTTTCACCTGATAATAGTAAAAGATCCTGACCTCAAAGAAGAACTACAAATTCCTGAAGGATTCAGGGCGGATGTGTATTCGAAGGCTGATATTGAGCGAGTGGTGGGTTCTTCCTCTTCTATTCGCTTCTCTGGCTACTCTTGTAGATATTTTGGCTTTCTAATTTCACGGAAAAAGTATGTTGTCTGTATTGATGATGATTGTGTTCCTGCAAAAGATAATGCGGGGTATTTGGTGGATGCTGTGGCTCAGCATGTTTCGAACCTTCAGACTCCTGCCACCCCTTTCTTCTTCAATACACTATATGATCCATTCCGAAAGGGTGCAGATTTTGTTCGTGGTTACCCATTTAGCCTGCGAGAAGGAGTTAATTGTGCTGTGTCATGTGGGCTATGGCTCAATATGGCCGACCTTGATGCTCCAACACAAGCTCTGAAGGCACGGCAGAAGAATGTGCGATATGTAGATGCAGTTTTGACTGTTCCTGCAAGAGCCTTGTTGCCAATGAGTGGAATCAATGTTGCCTTTAACCGTGAAGCTATTGGTCCAGCAATAGGCCCGGCATTGAGGTTGACAGGGGAAGGGAAACTGAGGTGGGAAACTGTGGAAGACATATGGTGTGGAATGTGTGTGAAAGTGATCTGTGACCACCTAGGCCTTGGTGTGAAAACTGGGTTACCCTATGTCTGGAGAACAGAAAGGGGTGATGCAGTTCAGAGCTTGAAGAAAGAGTGGGAAGGGGTGAAATTGATGGAGGATGTTGTTCCTTTCTTTCAGTCATTGAAGTTGCCACAATCAGCAACCACAGCAGAGGTTTGTATGGTTGAGATTGCCAAAGCAGTGAAGGAACAACTAGGGAAGGCTCATCCTGTGTTTTCTCAGGCTGCTGAAACCATGGTAGAGTGGGTCAAGCTCTGGAAGACTGTTGCATCTGGTTGA
- the LOC106759227 gene encoding ALBINO3-like protein 2, chloroplastic isoform X2 produces MPTAAVLFSRLRQTRPSSSLSLLYVPRVLSSRRPSPLPASALPSSPTLAFFDAFHSRAFSTRSSDERELGLNSFGVDSQVNSELLKAIADTSGSGEEDAVFPVRVLISMFDSFHELSGFPWWLTIVSSTLALRIAILFPLVLTLHKLKRIGEFFPKLPPPFPPPFSGKSYIRQFLLFQKKRKASGCPSYVWPLVPFIVQGGALWFRNLTELSHGYSGFIFPFLIAGLHYINVQISFGKPVVAEARNIFELLAKYYKRYLDFLTLPLAFVGFCIPQGSQLYWVTNSSFTLIQQITLRHPAVVAMLGLQDKNSQKVAIEKIGASKTAPSPGIQDNIPIEAFSAEKSSLNSPEKWHRIPIEEMSPKELTALAVPFLSSNDKESAIPLLKLALDKDPEYVRALVLMGRILLLKHANEEAIEYFECAISKLSFAGYPTDAEELDLLILSSQWAGVACERQGKRNEGRTHFERIANMEEPEDPTSKGYYFDGLLLLASTLFDAGQKAEAAKYLRLVVVHKPAYKKFLDQCEQDDDIASDLASRRDY; encoded by the exons ATGCCGACCGCGGCGGTGCTCTTTTCTCGCCTCCGCCAAACGCGGCCGTCCTCCTCCCTCTCCCTCCTATATGTTCCTCGCGTCCTATCCTCTCGGCGACCGTCTCCTCTCCCCGCTTCCGCCTTACCTTCCTCTCCAACCCTGGCATTTTTCGACGCGTTCCACTCACGCGCTTTCTCCACTCGCTCTTCCGATGAGCGCGAATTGGGGCTGAACTCATTCGGTGTCGACTCGCAGGTTAACTCTGAGCTTCTGAAAGCGATCGCCGACACCAGTGGTAGCGGCGAAGAAGACGCCGTTTTCCCCGTTCGCGTGCTGATTTCGATGTTTGACTCGTTCCACGAGCTTTCTGGATTTCCGTG GTGGTTAACTATAGTTTCTTCTACTCTAGCTCTCAGAATTGCTATTCTTTTTCCTCTGGTTTTAACACTTCACAAGCTGAAAAGGATTGGAGAGTTTTTCCCTAAAT TGCCTCCTCCATTCCCACCACCTTTCTCAGGAAAGAGTTATATTCGTCAGTTTCTATTGTTccagaagaagagaaaagcGAGTGGATGCCCCTCTTATGTCTGGCCACTGGTACCATTTATTGTACAG GGTGGTGCTTTATGGTTCCGGAATTTAACTGAACTCTCTCACGGTTATTCGGGGTTCATCTTTCCTTTCCTGATTGCCGGTTTGCACTACATCAATGTCCAG ATATCCTTTGGGAAACCTGTGGTTGCAGAGGCAAGGAATATTTTTGAGTTATTAGCCAAA TATTACAAGCGGTACTTGGATTTTCTAACATTGCCTTTAGCTTTTGTGGGCTTTTGCATTCCTCAG GGGAGCCAGCTCTATTGGGTTACCAATAGTTCATTTACCCTCATTCAG CAAATAACCCTGAGACATCCTGCTGTCGTTGCAATGTTAGGGTTGCAAGACAAGAATAGTCAAAAGGTAGCTATTGAGAAAATTGGTGCTTCTAAAACGGCTCCTTCACCAGGGATACAAGATAATATTCCTATAGAAGCTTTTTCTGCAGAAAAAAGTTCTCTGAATTCACCTGAAAAGTGGCATAGAATACCTATTGAGGAGATGTCCCCTAAAGAACTGACTGCT CTTGCAGTCCCATTTCTATCCAGTAATGATAAAGAAAGTGCAATTCCCTTACTAAA ATTAGCCCTTGATAAGGATCCTGAATATGTTCGAGCTTTAGTTTTGATGGGACGGATTCTATTACTGAAGCATGCAAATGAGGAGGCTATTGAGTACTTTGAATGTGCAATTTCAAAA CTTTCTTTTGCTGGATATCCAACTGATGCGGAAGAACTGGACCTTTTGATTCTTTCATCCCAGTGGGCTGGAGTTGCTTGTGAACGACAG GGTAAGAGGAACGAAGGACGGACACACTTCGAAAGAATAGCAAATATGGAGGAGCCAGAAGATCCTACAAGCAAAGGCTATTATTTTGATGGGTTACTGTTGCTTGCCAG CACTCTATTTGATGCGGGCCAGAAGGCCGAAGCTGCGAAGTACCTACGTCTTGTTGTTGTTCATAAACCTGCTTATAAAAAATTCTTGGACCAGTGTGAACAAGATGATGATATTGCCAGCGATCTTGCCAGTAGAAGAGATtactaa
- the LOC106759255 gene encoding uncharacterized protein LOC106759255 has protein sequence MSFSLCFVLLFTISTTMPSSTETLLERARPFLRGELQSIDENLPALVGVLQNVGAGECWHKHGSFLHHLLDIYRILTLWKAPRSVCLCGLFHSAYSNSYVNLAIFDPSTGREVVRRHVGHQAEALIHLFCVVPRQPLIHDDLLFHYSDQELVQHLAESEISLRNAKEKGVFDGEEGWRKKLQGLVPAEGVEVKHIRTGEGVHVSRRIVAVFVMMTMADFCDQLFGFQDVLFDNRNGRLEFSGNNLGALWPGDGKPGLWLNSISRMGAVYNLIAREEEILIEEKRRKDGGVVVDVERNEDIELVLPPVFDDCTKVLEAEDQIVARDLYWEAVCERGLGKVEELLVGCISKNPFVGEPFVVLSQVCLTEGRFEEGEKHAEKGLRLLLEWGCPWDKRTSWEGWVAWTRVLLMKAKEKSWPQTSWGILNLGLVK, from the coding sequence ATGTCCTTCTCTCTTTGTTTCGTTCTACTCTTCACCATAAGCACAACCATGCCGTCTTCAACCGAAACTCTCCTAGAACGTGCTCGTCCCTTCCTCCGCGGGGAGCTCCAATCCATCGATGAAAACCTCCCTGCGCTTGTCGGCGTCCTGCAGAACGTGGGAGCCGGAGAGTGCTGGCACAAACATGGCAGCTTCCTTCACCACCTTCTCGACATATATCGCATTCTCACCCTCTGGAAAGCCCCTCGCTCCGTCTGCCTCTGCGGTCTCTTCCACTCAGCCTACTCCAACTCCTACGTCAACCTCGCCATCTTCGACCCTTCAACTGGCCGTGAAGTCGTTCGCCGCCACGTGGGCCACCAAGCCGAGGCTCTCATCCACCTGTTCTGTGTAGTTCCCCGGCAGCCCCTCATCCACGACGACCTTCTCTTCCATTACTCCGACCAAGAACTCGTGCAACACCTTGCCGAGTCAGAGATATCTCTCAGGAACGCCAAGGAGAAGGGTGTCTTCGACGGGGAAGAAGGATGGAGGAAGAAACTGCAGGGTCTTGTTCCGGCGGAGGGGGTTGAGGTGAAGCACATTCGAACGGGTGAAGGGGTGCATGTTTCTCGGAGGATAGTTGCTGTTTTCGTGATGATGACCATGGCTGATTTCTGTGACCAGTTATTTGGTTTTCAGGATGTGCTGTTTGATAACCGGAACGGTCGGCTTGAGTTTTCTGGGAACAATTTGGGGGCTCTGTGGCCGGGAGATGGGAAGCCGGGTCTGTGGCTGAATTCAATTTCAAGGATGGGAGCAGTGTACAACTTGATTGCAAGGGAAGAAGAGATTTTgattgaagagaagagaaggaagGATGGTGGGGTGGTGGTGGATGTGGAGAGAAATGAAGATATTGAGCTGGTGTTGCCGCCGGTGTTTGACGACTGCACAAAGGTTTTGGAGGCGGAAGATCAAATAGTTGCAAGAGATTTGTACTGGGAAGCTGTGTGTGAGAGGGGGCTTGGGAAGGTTGAAGAGTTGCTTGTGGGGTGTATAAGCAAAAACCCTTTCGTTGGAGAGCCATTCGTGGTGCTGAGCCAGGTTTGTTTGACAGAGGGAAGGTTTGAGGAGGGCGAGAAACATGCAGAAAAAGGACTGAGACTTTTGCTGGAATGGGGATGTCCCTGGGATAAGAGAACTTCTTGGGAAGGTTGGGTTGCGTGGACAAGGGTGTTGCTGATGAAGGCTAAGGAGAAGTCTTGGCCTCAGACTTCATGGGGAATCCTTAATTTGGGTCTTGTAAAGTAG
- the LOC106759227 gene encoding ALBINO3-like protein 2, chloroplastic isoform X1 translates to MPTAAVLFSRLRQTRPSSSLSLLYVPRVLSSRRPSPLPASALPSSPTLAFFDAFHSRAFSTRSSDERELGLNSFGVDSQVNSELLKAIADTSGSGEEDAVFPVRVLISMFDSFHELSGFPWWLTIVSSTLALRIAILFPLVLTLHKLKRIGEFFPKLPPPFPPPFSGKSYIRQFLLFQKKRKASGCPSYVWPLVPFIVQVPCFFLWMISIRKMSLNGHPGFDCGGALWFRNLTELSHGYSGFIFPFLIAGLHYINVQISFGKPVVAEARNIFELLAKYYKRYLDFLTLPLAFVGFCIPQGSQLYWVTNSSFTLIQQITLRHPAVVAMLGLQDKNSQKVAIEKIGASKTAPSPGIQDNIPIEAFSAEKSSLNSPEKWHRIPIEEMSPKELTALAVPFLSSNDKESAIPLLKLALDKDPEYVRALVLMGRILLLKHANEEAIEYFECAISKLSFAGYPTDAEELDLLILSSQWAGVACERQGKRNEGRTHFERIANMEEPEDPTSKGYYFDGLLLLASTLFDAGQKAEAAKYLRLVVVHKPAYKKFLDQCEQDDDIASDLASRRDY, encoded by the exons ATGCCGACCGCGGCGGTGCTCTTTTCTCGCCTCCGCCAAACGCGGCCGTCCTCCTCCCTCTCCCTCCTATATGTTCCTCGCGTCCTATCCTCTCGGCGACCGTCTCCTCTCCCCGCTTCCGCCTTACCTTCCTCTCCAACCCTGGCATTTTTCGACGCGTTCCACTCACGCGCTTTCTCCACTCGCTCTTCCGATGAGCGCGAATTGGGGCTGAACTCATTCGGTGTCGACTCGCAGGTTAACTCTGAGCTTCTGAAAGCGATCGCCGACACCAGTGGTAGCGGCGAAGAAGACGCCGTTTTCCCCGTTCGCGTGCTGATTTCGATGTTTGACTCGTTCCACGAGCTTTCTGGATTTCCGTG GTGGTTAACTATAGTTTCTTCTACTCTAGCTCTCAGAATTGCTATTCTTTTTCCTCTGGTTTTAACACTTCACAAGCTGAAAAGGATTGGAGAGTTTTTCCCTAAAT TGCCTCCTCCATTCCCACCACCTTTCTCAGGAAAGAGTTATATTCGTCAGTTTCTATTGTTccagaagaagagaaaagcGAGTGGATGCCCCTCTTATGTCTGGCCACTGGTACCATTTATTGTACAG GTTCCGTGCTTTTTCCTGTGGATGATTAGCATAAGGAAGATGTCACTGAATGGTCACCCTGGTTTTGATTGC GGTGGTGCTTTATGGTTCCGGAATTTAACTGAACTCTCTCACGGTTATTCGGGGTTCATCTTTCCTTTCCTGATTGCCGGTTTGCACTACATCAATGTCCAG ATATCCTTTGGGAAACCTGTGGTTGCAGAGGCAAGGAATATTTTTGAGTTATTAGCCAAA TATTACAAGCGGTACTTGGATTTTCTAACATTGCCTTTAGCTTTTGTGGGCTTTTGCATTCCTCAG GGGAGCCAGCTCTATTGGGTTACCAATAGTTCATTTACCCTCATTCAG CAAATAACCCTGAGACATCCTGCTGTCGTTGCAATGTTAGGGTTGCAAGACAAGAATAGTCAAAAGGTAGCTATTGAGAAAATTGGTGCTTCTAAAACGGCTCCTTCACCAGGGATACAAGATAATATTCCTATAGAAGCTTTTTCTGCAGAAAAAAGTTCTCTGAATTCACCTGAAAAGTGGCATAGAATACCTATTGAGGAGATGTCCCCTAAAGAACTGACTGCT CTTGCAGTCCCATTTCTATCCAGTAATGATAAAGAAAGTGCAATTCCCTTACTAAA ATTAGCCCTTGATAAGGATCCTGAATATGTTCGAGCTTTAGTTTTGATGGGACGGATTCTATTACTGAAGCATGCAAATGAGGAGGCTATTGAGTACTTTGAATGTGCAATTTCAAAA CTTTCTTTTGCTGGATATCCAACTGATGCGGAAGAACTGGACCTTTTGATTCTTTCATCCCAGTGGGCTGGAGTTGCTTGTGAACGACAG GGTAAGAGGAACGAAGGACGGACACACTTCGAAAGAATAGCAAATATGGAGGAGCCAGAAGATCCTACAAGCAAAGGCTATTATTTTGATGGGTTACTGTTGCTTGCCAG CACTCTATTTGATGCGGGCCAGAAGGCCGAAGCTGCGAAGTACCTACGTCTTGTTGTTGTTCATAAACCTGCTTATAAAAAATTCTTGGACCAGTGTGAACAAGATGATGATATTGCCAGCGATCTTGCCAGTAGAAGAGATtactaa
- the LOC106759228 gene encoding uncharacterized protein LOC106759228 isoform X2, protein MRTKPPPSLLSLTIDSAVLNLSDISDLSSIPDHILLDLFLRILRAGKLTEKVLRLFIATGKDEVISLVEALNIRHVLTPVLPTRCSEKF, encoded by the exons ATGAGAACAAAACCACCGCCATCGCTCTTATCCCTCACCATTGACTCGGCCGTCCTCAATCTATCCGACATCTCCGATCTCTCCTCAATCCCTGATCACATCCTCCTCGACCTCTTCCTG AGAATATTAAGAGCTGGGAAACTGACTGAGAAAGTTCTGAGACTGTTCATAGCGACTGGTAAGGATGAAGTAATTTCCCTTGTTGAGGCACTCAATATCCGACATGTTCTGACCCCTGTGCTTCCCACCA GGTGTTCTGAAAAATTCTGA
- the LOC106758428 gene encoding uncharacterized protein At4g13230 — MASFTLVTSLPKFGHAGAIIAATRAWNPRLLAAATPRAIQVPSSPEGSAAVEGTKQGASETVNNSLNESTQDKAYTTAQVSHKTDEVANQMSASAHSMAEKAKQTVQGAWDSTKDTANRAKDTVVGKSQESAQYVKENAEKVKNNMNSKN; from the exons ATGGCAAGCTTCACCCTTGTTACATCCCTCCCAAAGTTTGGCCATGCTGGAGCAATCATTGCTGCTACTCGTGCCTGGAACCCTAGATTATTAGCAGCTGCTACCCCTAGGGCCATCCAA GTGCCATCTTCTCCTGAAGGCTCAGCAGCCGTTGAAGGCACCAAGCAAGGAGCCAGTGAAACAGTTAACAACAGTTTGAATGAATCAACGCAAGACAAGGCTTACACCACGGCACAA GTGAGTCACAAGACAGACGAGGTGGCTAATCAGATGTCAGCAAGTGCTCACAGCATGGCAGAGAAAGCAAAGCAGACAGTGCAAGGTGCATGGGATTCGACTAAGGACACAGCCAATAGGGCTAAAGACACCGTGGTCGGAAAGTCTCAAGAGTCAGCTCAATACGTCAAAGAAAATGCAGAGAAAGTGAAGAACAACATGAACTCAAAGAACTGA
- the LOC106759254 gene encoding uncharacterized protein LOC106759254 gives MASCPANSVTYNTTLCACAPGHVLQRVSNTCVLFEGNSTIATDSGVDYYALSLPKTLFAFDTIKKFTQSQAVFLEATLMMLISWLLFCLFLRFTKLGDGRNVWFNIRWWISRMDICFATRHWLDDQKVVTKRKTELGGAFSIASWILFIGLFAALLYQIISKRSIEVHNVRATNGPELASFINDMEFNITTVSSMSCANLRNLGSLVTGNPGSIDERVVSLSTLANYTCYNSSTGPTLVIKCKNCKVHHDRMYISWQFVDLPDNPATAVGFQFKLTSMDIAKKHTSFVSGTLKNGSDFNDSPVTFRGNISNILKFNLFPRIYHNLHDLKLIQPLFHEFLPGSVSRNTNELLVSLESSADGLINTTLFINFLSDYVVEIDRENILGPVSFLADLGGLYCISIGIFFYLLIQCEYRIKKLRNEDSILRRVRNRRKAQEHWDKLRKYVIYTFGCTALEDKYKSTGKATDCGGCMLHSVRGSGSSNKRRLKSRRDSISLYTKPSLPSNKSVTCEPLGSTNDSKLHSENMEKQQNVGPCKDPTQSQPQESSIIDGNLIPPPPSLEFKDGSQMDLTDIQKNLKNLYEYNLMLRDKLLATQSLLNSSSSSHTSSVNNKET, from the exons ATGGCGTCTTGCCCCGCGAATTCCGTCACCTATAACACCACCCTCTGCGCGTGCGCCCCCGGTCACGTGCTCCAGCGCGTGAGTAATACGTGCGTGCTCTTCGAGGGGAACTCCACCATCGCCACCGACTCCGGCGTCGACTACTACGCGCTCAGCTTGCCCAAGACGCTCTTCGCCTTCGACACCATCAAGAAGTTCACGCAGTCGCAGGCTGTGTTCTTGGAAGCCACGCTCATGATGCTCATCTCCTGGCTTCTTTTCTGCTTATTTCTGAGGTTCACGAAGCTCGGTGATGGAAGGAATGTTTGGTTCAACATCAGGTGGTGGATCAGTAGGATGGATATTTGCTTTGCCACCAGACACTGGCTG GATGATCAGAAAGTGGTCACCAAACGCAAAACAGAACTTGGTGGTGCTTTCTCCATAGCAAGTTGGATACTATTTATTGGATTATTTGCTGC GTTGTtgtaccagatcatatcaaAGAGATCAATTGAGGTGCACAATGTAAGAGCAACAAATGGACCGGAGTTAGCCTCTTTTATCAATGACATGGAGTTCAATATAACAACTGTGTCTAGTATGAGTTGTGCAAATCTAAGGAATCTGGGAAGTTTAGTTACTGGGAATCCTGGGTCTATTGACGAAAGAGTTGTTTCTCTGTCTACTTTAGCAAACTACACTTGTTACAACTCAAGCACAGGACCTACCCTTGTCATCAAGTGTAAAAACTGCAAGGTCCACCATGATCGTATGTATATTTCATGGCAGTTTGTTGATCTCCCCGACAATCCTGCCACTGCTGTTGGTTTTCAGTTCAAACTTACTTCAATGGATATTGCTAAGAAACATACGAGTTTTGTTAGTGGAACGCTAAAGAATGGAAGTGATTTTAATGATAGCCCGGTTACATTCAGAGGGAACatatcaaatattttgaaattcaatttgttCCCTCGAATATACCATAATTTACATGACCTAAAGCTCATACAGCCTTTATTTCACGAGTTCCTCCCAGGTTCAGTTTCACGTAATACAAATGAACTACTAGTATCCCTTGAGAGTTCTGCTGATGGACTGATCAACACTACATTGTTTATCAATTTCCTCTCTGATTATGTTGTGGAAATCGATAGAGAGAATATTTTGGGTCCTG TGAGCTTCCTTGCGGACCTTGGTGGCTTGTATTGTATTAGCATAGGCATCTTTTTCTACCTTTTGATACAG TGTGAGTATAGGATAAAGAAGCTCAGAAATGAAGATAGCATTTTGAGGAGAGTCAGAAATAGGCGTAAGGCTCAAGAGCATTGGgacaaa CTGAGGAAATATGTGATCTACACCTTTGGCTGTACTGCACTGGAGGACAAGTATAAGAGCACCGGAAAGGCAACAGATTGTGGTGGATGTATGTTGCATTCAGTTCGTGGTAGTGGTTCATCAAATAAGCGAAGGCTGAAAAGCAGAAGAGATTCCATAAGTTTGTACACGAAACCTAGTTTACCTTCCAACAAG TCAGTGACATGCGAACCGCTTGGATCCACAAACGATTCAAAACTGCATTCTGAAAATATGGAAAAGCAGCAGAATGTTGGTCCATGCAAGGATCCCACACAATCTCAACCTCAAGAATCTTCTATTATTGATGGCAACCTGATTCCTCCTCCACCTTCACTAG AATTTAAGGATGGCTCTCAAATGGACTTGACCGATATTCAGAAGaatctaaaaaatttatacGAGTATAATCTCATGCTAAGGGACAAATTATTAGCAACACAGTCTCTTCTCAATTCTTCCTCATCTAGCCACACTTCTTCAGTAAATAACAAGGAAACTTGA